In the Haloferula helveola genome, one interval contains:
- a CDS encoding glycoside hydrolase family 16 protein has protein sequence MKHLLLLFFVLLPLHAEEWKLVWSDEFEGTEVDPKKWGFQIGNGFFNYDANQWIHGWGNNELQYYTEDNAAVRDGKLVITARKESLHGCGYTSARLRTMTRDGKPLFSQCYGRFEVRAKLPKGQGLWPAIWMLPDDNPYGGWAASGEIDIMEARGQEPGKVLGTIHYGGKWPANVHSGGEHEFPEGEGIDGFHTYSVEWEPGEIRWFVDGKKFSTKQFWWSGSKGGEQPKSAADLNPWPAPFDKPFHLVINLAVGGQFLGNPDASTSFPAEMQIDYVRVFEKPGGYGEIPARGEGKLPFE, from the coding sequence ATGAAACATCTCCTGCTTCTCTTCTTCGTCCTGCTGCCGCTGCATGCCGAGGAATGGAAACTGGTGTGGTCCGACGAGTTTGAGGGGACGGAGGTCGATCCGAAGAAGTGGGGCTTCCAGATCGGCAACGGTTTCTTCAACTACGATGCCAACCAGTGGATCCATGGCTGGGGCAACAACGAGTTGCAGTACTACACCGAGGACAATGCGGCGGTGCGCGACGGCAAACTGGTGATCACCGCGAGGAAGGAATCGCTCCACGGCTGCGGCTACACGTCGGCCCGGCTGAGGACGATGACCCGCGACGGCAAGCCGCTCTTTTCACAGTGCTACGGCAGGTTCGAGGTTCGCGCCAAATTGCCGAAAGGGCAGGGGTTGTGGCCGGCGATCTGGATGCTTCCGGATGACAATCCGTACGGCGGCTGGGCGGCATCGGGCGAGATCGACATCATGGAGGCCCGTGGCCAGGAGCCGGGCAAGGTGCTCGGGACGATCCACTACGGCGGCAAGTGGCCTGCGAACGTCCACTCCGGCGGCGAGCATGAGTTTCCGGAGGGCGAAGGCATTGACGGCTTCCACACCTACTCGGTCGAATGGGAGCCGGGAGAGATCCGTTGGTTCGTGGATGGCAAGAAGTTCTCGACCAAGCAATTCTGGTGGAGTGGCTCGAAGGGTGGCGAGCAGCCGAAGTCGGCGGCGGATCTGAATCCCTGGCCGGCGCCGTTCGACAAGCCGTTCCATCTTGTCATCAATCTCGCGGTGGGCGGGCAATTTCTCGGCAATCCCGATGCGTCCACGTCATTTCCCGCCGAGATGCAGATCGACTACGTGCGCGTTTTCGAGAAGCCCGGTGGTTACGGTGAGATTCCGGCGCGCGGCGAAGGCAAGTTGCCCTTCGAATGA
- the sucC gene encoding ADP-forming succinate--CoA ligase subunit beta — MNIHEYQAKELFDQFGVPSPKGKVASTPEEAAEAAKEFAGSQLVIKAQVHAGGRGKGHFKNGFQGGVHLIESPEKAAEFAGKMLNETLVTVQTGEAGRLVRKVMVAEAVDISHEYYLSILMDRATCRPVIVASTEGGMSIEDVAHDTPEKIIRQFVHPLLGLQAYEIRKLASALGLSGDIAKQFGKLLKNLYKLFISCDCSMLEINPLVTTPDGRVLALDAKFGFDDNALYRHPDIVAMRDTEEEDPREVAASEFDLNYIGLDGNIACLVNGAGLAMATMDIIKHYGGDPANFLDVGGGASKEQVAAAFKIILGDPNVKGILINIFGGIMDCNVIAEGVIAAAKETGLPLPLVVRLEGNNVEAGKAALASSGLNIVSADSMADGAQKIVAAVG, encoded by the coding sequence ATGAATATCCACGAGTACCAGGCCAAGGAGCTGTTTGATCAATTCGGCGTGCCGAGCCCGAAAGGGAAGGTCGCCTCGACCCCGGAAGAGGCCGCGGAGGCGGCGAAGGAATTCGCCGGGTCGCAGCTGGTGATCAAGGCCCAGGTCCACGCCGGCGGACGCGGCAAGGGACACTTCAAGAACGGCTTCCAAGGCGGTGTCCACCTGATCGAGTCGCCCGAAAAAGCCGCGGAATTCGCCGGCAAGATGCTCAACGAGACGCTGGTGACCGTGCAGACCGGTGAGGCTGGCCGTCTGGTCCGCAAGGTGATGGTCGCCGAAGCGGTCGACATTTCCCACGAGTACTACCTGTCGATCCTGATGGACCGCGCCACCTGCCGGCCGGTGATCGTCGCTTCGACCGAAGGCGGGATGAGCATCGAGGACGTCGCCCACGACACGCCCGAGAAGATCATCCGCCAGTTCGTCCACCCGCTCCTCGGCCTGCAGGCCTATGAGATTCGCAAGCTGGCATCCGCGCTCGGGCTTTCCGGCGACATCGCCAAGCAGTTCGGCAAGCTGCTCAAGAACCTCTACAAGCTCTTCATCTCCTGCGATTGCTCGATGCTCGAGATCAACCCGCTGGTGACCACTCCCGACGGCCGCGTGCTGGCCCTCGATGCCAAGTTCGGCTTCGACGACAACGCGCTCTACCGCCACCCGGACATCGTCGCCATGCGCGACACCGAGGAGGAGGACCCCCGCGAGGTCGCCGCTTCCGAGTTCGACCTGAACTACATCGGTCTCGACGGCAACATCGCGTGCCTCGTCAACGGCGCCGGTCTCGCGATGGCCACGATGGACATCATCAAGCACTACGGTGGCGATCCCGCCAACTTCCTCGACGTCGGTGGTGGCGCCTCGAAGGAGCAGGTGGCCGCAGCGTTCAAGATCATCCTCGGTGACCCGAACGTGAAAGGCATCCTGATCAATATTTTCGGCGGCATCATGGACTGCAACGTGATTGCCGAGGGCGTGATCGCGGCCGCCAAGGAAACCGGCCTTCCGCTGCCGCTGGTCGTCCGCCTCGAGGGCAACAACGTCGAAGCCGGCAAGGCGGCGCTCGCGTCAAGTGGCCTGAACATCGTATCCGCCGACAGCATGGCCGACGGAGCCCAGAAGATTGTCGCTGCCGTAGGCTGA
- a CDS encoding MGH1-like glycoside hydrolase domain-containing protein, with protein sequence MKRVILGASLLLAIGSATAAGLDAYVERFNREDEELYSNIPNSEALAFLRKNIPLFECPDEDIERTYYFRWWTYRKHVRKTPEGYVVTEFLPQVSWSRKYNTICCPAGHQFREGRWLHDGEIISDYARFYFGGGGKPRQYSFWAADSVLNYCMVRGDDTLALDLLDELVGNYREWEKVRLLPDGLFWQIDDRDGMEVSVGGSGRRPTINSYMFGDARAIASIATKAGRPEIAKEFTAKAERLRELVNERLWSEKDKFYKTLPGKGSAASSEEAEEWVDVREQHGFTPWYFHLPEKGKGREVAWRQLMDPKGFRAPFGPTTAERRHPGFKISYEGHECQWNGPSWPFATSVTLTAMANVLNDYPQQAISRQDYLEVLKTYARSHQREKDDGSVVCWIDENLNPLTGDWISRTRLKSWKDGTWDPGKGGKERGKDYNHSTFCDLVITGLVGLRPRADDVVEVNPLIPQDGWDWCRMSNLLYRGRLLTIQWDRDGSRFGNGAGLKVFADGKLIAEADGLQRVSGKLP encoded by the coding sequence ATGAAACGGGTGATTCTCGGTGCGTCGCTTCTCCTCGCGATCGGTTCTGCAACGGCCGCCGGGCTCGACGCTTATGTGGAGCGATTCAACCGGGAGGACGAAGAGCTCTATTCGAACATCCCGAACTCGGAAGCGCTCGCGTTCTTGCGGAAGAACATTCCGCTCTTCGAATGTCCGGACGAGGATATCGAACGCACCTACTACTTCCGCTGGTGGACCTACCGGAAGCACGTCCGCAAGACGCCCGAGGGCTACGTCGTGACCGAGTTTCTTCCGCAGGTATCGTGGTCTAGGAAATACAACACGATCTGCTGTCCGGCGGGACACCAGTTCCGCGAAGGGCGCTGGCTGCACGATGGCGAAATCATATCTGATTATGCCCGCTTCTACTTCGGCGGTGGTGGGAAGCCGCGGCAGTACAGCTTCTGGGCCGCCGATTCGGTGCTGAACTACTGCATGGTCCGTGGAGATGACACGCTCGCGTTGGATCTGCTGGATGAGTTGGTTGGGAACTACCGGGAGTGGGAGAAGGTCCGCCTGCTTCCAGACGGGCTGTTCTGGCAGATTGACGATCGCGACGGGATGGAAGTGTCTGTCGGTGGCAGCGGCAGGCGTCCGACGATCAACAGCTACATGTTTGGCGACGCGCGGGCGATCGCGTCGATCGCCACCAAGGCAGGTCGGCCCGAGATCGCGAAAGAGTTCACTGCCAAGGCGGAGCGCTTGCGTGAATTGGTCAACGAGCGGTTGTGGAGCGAGAAGGACAAGTTCTACAAGACCCTGCCGGGTAAGGGGAGCGCGGCGAGTTCCGAGGAGGCCGAAGAGTGGGTTGATGTGCGCGAACAGCACGGATTCACGCCGTGGTATTTCCATCTTCCCGAGAAGGGGAAGGGGCGCGAAGTCGCATGGCGGCAACTGATGGATCCGAAGGGGTTCCGCGCGCCGTTCGGCCCGACGACCGCGGAGCGGAGGCATCCCGGTTTCAAGATTTCCTACGAAGGTCACGAGTGCCAGTGGAATGGACCGAGTTGGCCTTTCGCGACGAGCGTCACGCTCACGGCGATGGCGAACGTGTTGAACGATTATCCGCAGCAGGCGATCTCGCGTCAGGATTACCTGGAGGTCCTCAAGACCTACGCCCGAAGTCACCAGCGGGAGAAAGATGACGGCAGTGTGGTCTGCTGGATCGATGAGAACCTGAACCCGCTCACCGGCGACTGGATTTCCCGCACCCGGTTGAAGTCGTGGAAAGACGGAACCTGGGACCCGGGCAAGGGCGGGAAGGAAAGGGGCAAGGACTACAACCACTCGACCTTCTGCGATCTCGTGATCACCGGGTTGGTCGGGCTCCGGCCGCGGGCGGACGATGTGGTCGAGGTCAACCCGCTGATCCCGCAGGACGGCTGGGACTGGTGCCGGATGAGCAACCTGCTCTATCGCGGTCGCCTGTTGACCATCCAGTGGGATCGCGATGGCAGCCGGTTCGGCAACGGCGCGGGGCTGAAAGTGTTTGCCGACGGCAAGCTGATCGCCGAAGCGGACGGGTTGCAGCGTGTGAGCGGCAAGCTCCCCTGA
- the sucD gene encoding succinate--CoA ligase subunit alpha, translating to MAILIDENTKVLIQGITGSFGARHASLSLAYGTQVVAGVTPGKGGQKFEDQVPIFDTVGQAVSQTGATASAIFVPPPFAADAILEAVDAGVELVVAITEGIPVMDMMRVKEAMKDSGSRLIGPNCPGLVTPGLGEKSHGGCRIGIAPGYIHKRGNVGVVSRSGTLTYEAVFQLTSLGYGQSTCVGIGGDPINGTNHLDVLKMFNDDPETEAIIMIGEIGGNAEAEAARWAKENCKKPIAGFIAGATAPPGRRMGHAGAIVGGDEDTAEAKKKILAECGIAVAETPSDMATTLLERWGK from the coding sequence ATGGCCATTCTCATCGACGAAAACACCAAGGTCCTGATCCAGGGCATCACCGGCAGCTTCGGCGCCCGTCACGCATCGCTTTCCCTCGCCTACGGCACCCAGGTGGTCGCCGGGGTCACTCCGGGCAAGGGCGGACAGAAGTTCGAGGATCAGGTCCCGATCTTCGACACCGTCGGCCAGGCCGTGTCCCAAACCGGTGCCACCGCTTCCGCGATCTTCGTTCCGCCGCCGTTCGCGGCCGACGCGATCCTTGAGGCGGTCGACGCCGGCGTGGAGCTGGTGGTCGCGATCACCGAAGGCATTCCGGTCATGGACATGATGCGGGTGAAGGAGGCGATGAAGGACTCGGGCAGCCGCCTGATCGGTCCGAACTGCCCCGGCCTCGTGACGCCGGGTCTCGGCGAGAAGAGTCACGGCGGTTGCCGGATCGGCATTGCTCCCGGCTACATCCACAAGCGCGGCAACGTCGGCGTGGTTTCCCGCTCGGGCACCTTGACCTACGAGGCCGTGTTCCAACTCACCTCGCTCGGCTACGGCCAGAGCACCTGCGTCGGCATCGGTGGTGACCCGATCAACGGCACCAACCACCTCGACGTGCTGAAGATGTTCAATGACGATCCGGAGACCGAGGCGATCATCATGATCGGCGAGATCGGCGGCAACGCCGAGGCCGAGGCCGCCCGTTGGGCGAAGGAGAACTGCAAGAAGCCGATCGCCGGATTCATCGCCGGTGCGACCGCACCTCCCGGACGCCGCATGGGTCACGCCGGTGCGATCGTCGGTGGCGACGAGGACACGGCGGAAGCCAAGAAGAAGATTCTCGCCGAGTGCGGGATCGCCGTCGCCGAAACTCCGAGCGACATGGCGACTACGCTGCTCGAGCGCTGGGGCAAGTGA
- a CDS encoding cysteine desulfurase family protein, which yields MIYLDSNATTPMSPGVVEAMMPWMTEKFCNPNASYAGAKEARKAIEAAREQVAALIGAEPDEIVFTGGGTESTNMALKWLARWVGRKTGRVVTSVIEHSAVLKPVQTFEDVGYAVERCPVDAGARLDLDAFSSACRAAREGGGFASLMWANNETGTIQPVADALIHAKESGLAFHTDAIQAVGKIPVDVREVPVDFLSLSGHKFHGPKGVGALFIRSGCRFEPMVRGGGQESDRRSGTENVAGIVGLGKAAELARLRLEHDPHGRVTGKLRDLFEERVVEGLKGVTVNGDLIHRLPNTTHLSFEGCEAAGLLILLDDKGVACSAGSACMTGKMKPSHVQKAMGFSDAKAKSSLRFGFSHMTTEEEAERAATDLIVSVEKLRRVQGGNTGPVAIYS from the coding sequence GTGATCTATCTCGATTCCAATGCGACCACCCCGATGTCACCGGGAGTGGTGGAGGCGATGATGCCGTGGATGACCGAGAAGTTCTGCAATCCGAACGCCTCGTATGCCGGTGCCAAGGAGGCGAGGAAGGCGATCGAGGCGGCCCGTGAACAGGTCGCCGCGCTGATTGGTGCGGAGCCGGACGAGATCGTGTTCACGGGCGGCGGGACCGAGAGCACCAACATGGCGCTCAAGTGGCTCGCCCGCTGGGTGGGGCGGAAGACCGGTCGCGTGGTGACCTCGGTCATCGAGCACAGTGCGGTGCTCAAACCGGTGCAGACCTTCGAGGATGTCGGATACGCGGTTGAGCGCTGCCCGGTGGATGCCGGCGCCAGATTGGATCTCGATGCCTTTTCGTCGGCCTGCCGCGCGGCACGCGAGGGTGGCGGTTTCGCATCGCTGATGTGGGCGAATAACGAGACCGGGACCATCCAACCGGTGGCGGATGCCCTGATCCATGCCAAGGAGAGCGGTCTGGCATTCCATACCGATGCGATCCAGGCGGTGGGTAAGATCCCGGTCGACGTCCGGGAGGTGCCGGTCGATTTCCTTTCGCTCAGCGGCCATAAGTTTCACGGGCCGAAGGGGGTCGGCGCGTTGTTCATCCGCAGCGGCTGCCGCTTCGAGCCGATGGTCCGGGGTGGCGGTCAGGAGTCCGACCGACGGAGCGGAACCGAGAATGTTGCCGGTATCGTGGGGTTGGGCAAGGCGGCGGAGTTGGCGCGACTGAGGTTGGAGCACGATCCTCATGGTCGGGTGACCGGCAAACTTCGTGATCTCTTCGAAGAGCGGGTGGTCGAGGGTTTGAAGGGTGTCACGGTCAACGGGGATCTGATCCACCGGTTGCCGAATACCACCCATTTGTCCTTCGAGGGGTGCGAAGCGGCGGGCCTGTTGATCCTGCTCGACGACAAGGGCGTCGCATGTTCGGCGGGGAGCGCCTGTATGACGGGAAAGATGAAGCCATCCCATGTCCAGAAGGCGATGGGCTTCTCCGACGCGAAGGCGAAGAGCAGCCTGCGCTTCGGTTTCTCCCACATGACCACCGAGGAGGAGGCTGAGAGGGCTGCAACCGACCTGATCGTCTCGGTGGAGAAGCTGCGCCGGGTTCAGGGTGGCAACACCGGACCGGTGGCGATCTATTCGTGA
- the xseA gene encoding exodeoxyribonuclease VII large subunit, with amino-acid sequence MISGVDLFSPNKPSEPKALSVTQLVRRMKNLLEIELGEQWVEGEVSNLRKQGSGHWYFSLKDERAQISCAMFGARKRPGADVLDDGAKVRVFAEPSVYEARGQLQIIVSKVELAGQGELQARFEALKRKLEAEGLFAAERKKKLPAFPMRIGLVTSGTGAAIRDMLNVLERRAPWVEPVLFPVRVQGKGAEREIAEAIRQMGDPEKYEIPRCDLLIVGRGGGSLEDLWNFNEEIVARAIADCPLPVISAVGHEIDFTIADFVADLRAPTPSAAAELAVPDGDELRTRLGTLGRRLSRRVAERVERLELVLENAKRGVLSRGGERLLREPAMKVDALRDRMNVAAQAVWREKVIDVRSLRRALESRHPQRLLAQQAELARGLAGRLARAGQAGLADREQQLKRLSGMLRALGPESAFERGFSITLDAEGRVVRSVDQVKKGGELRTKLRDGEVVSEVKRTESGGGQ; translated from the coding sequence ATGATTTCCGGAGTGGATCTTTTCTCGCCGAACAAGCCGTCGGAACCGAAGGCGCTCAGTGTCACGCAGCTGGTGCGGCGGATGAAGAACCTGCTCGAGATCGAGCTGGGCGAGCAGTGGGTGGAAGGAGAGGTGTCGAACCTGCGCAAGCAGGGCAGCGGTCACTGGTATTTCTCGCTGAAGGACGAGCGGGCCCAGATTTCCTGCGCGATGTTCGGCGCGCGCAAGCGACCGGGAGCGGATGTGCTGGATGACGGAGCCAAGGTCCGGGTGTTCGCCGAACCGAGCGTTTATGAAGCGCGCGGGCAACTGCAGATCATCGTCAGCAAGGTGGAGCTCGCCGGCCAGGGGGAACTCCAGGCCCGTTTCGAGGCGTTGAAGCGGAAGCTGGAGGCGGAGGGGTTGTTCGCCGCGGAACGGAAGAAGAAGCTGCCTGCATTCCCGATGCGGATCGGCTTGGTGACATCCGGCACGGGCGCCGCGATCCGCGACATGCTGAACGTGCTCGAGCGTCGTGCGCCGTGGGTCGAACCGGTGCTTTTCCCGGTCCGGGTGCAGGGGAAGGGGGCTGAGCGCGAGATCGCCGAGGCGATCCGGCAGATGGGCGATCCGGAGAAATACGAGATCCCCCGCTGCGACTTGCTAATTGTCGGTCGCGGAGGCGGCTCGCTCGAGGATCTCTGGAATTTCAACGAGGAGATTGTTGCCCGTGCGATTGCCGATTGTCCGCTGCCGGTGATCTCGGCGGTCGGTCACGAGATTGACTTCACGATCGCCGACTTCGTGGCGGATCTGAGGGCGCCGACGCCGAGCGCTGCCGCCGAGCTGGCGGTGCCGGATGGCGACGAATTGCGAACCCGGCTCGGGACTTTGGGACGTCGGCTCTCGAGGCGTGTCGCCGAGCGGGTCGAACGCTTGGAGCTTGTGCTCGAGAATGCCAAGCGCGGCGTTCTTTCCCGCGGCGGCGAGCGGCTGCTGCGCGAGCCTGCGATGAAGGTCGATGCCCTGCGCGACCGGATGAATGTCGCGGCCCAGGCAGTCTGGCGCGAGAAGGTGATCGATGTCCGGTCGCTGCGACGCGCTCTGGAATCGCGGCACCCGCAGAGACTGCTGGCCCAGCAGGCGGAACTCGCCCGGGGACTTGCCGGCCGTCTGGCGCGTGCCGGACAGGCGGGCCTCGCCGACCGCGAACAGCAACTGAAGCGTCTCTCCGGCATGCTGCGCGCGCTTGGACCGGAGTCGGCCTTCGAGCGTGGCTTTTCGATCACCCTCGATGCCGAGGGGCGGGTCGTGCGCTCGGTCGATCAGGTGAAAAAAGGCGGGGAGTTGCGAACCAAGCTTCGCGACGGGGAAGTCGTCAGTGAAGTCAAGAGGACGGAGTCCGGCGGCGGCCAATGA
- the aat gene encoding leucyl/phenylalanyl-tRNA--protein transferase codes for MNQPIPPQILLGAYAQGVFPMSDDGEISWFSPVMRGVIPLDDRFRIPKGLRRALKKQPFEIRMDTAFKEVMEACAERDETWIDDNIIASYVMLFKLGWAHSIECWDEDGLQGGLYGVRLGRAFFGESMFSRKTDASKIALVHLVEWLREKGSILLDTQWMTDHLRQFGGYEVPRAEYLAMLDEAFQRGERET; via the coding sequence ATGAACCAGCCGATCCCGCCCCAAATTCTGCTCGGCGCCTATGCGCAGGGAGTTTTCCCGATGTCGGACGATGGTGAGATCTCGTGGTTCTCGCCCGTCATGCGTGGTGTGATTCCGCTCGATGATCGCTTTCGCATTCCCAAGGGGCTGCGGCGGGCGCTGAAGAAGCAGCCCTTCGAGATCCGGATGGACACGGCCTTCAAGGAGGTGATGGAGGCCTGTGCGGAGCGTGACGAGACGTGGATCGACGACAACATCATCGCGAGTTACGTCATGCTCTTCAAACTCGGCTGGGCGCACTCGATCGAGTGCTGGGACGAAGACGGTCTGCAAGGTGGACTGTATGGCGTCCGTCTCGGGCGTGCGTTCTTCGGCGAGAGTATGTTTTCCCGGAAGACCGACGCGTCGAAGATCGCGCTGGTGCATCTCGTCGAGTGGCTGCGCGAAAAGGGAAGCATCCTCCTCGATACCCAGTGGATGACCGACCATCTCCGCCAGTTCGGTGGCTACGAAGTGCCGCGGGCGGAGTATCTGGCGATGCTCGACGAGGCTTTTCAGAGAGGGGAGCGGGAGACCTAG
- a CDS encoding alkaline phosphatase PhoX — MKTSIRTQLALTAALVGTAAAGTDTWFTPLTESALVVPPNGLEELASPWVTPTGISQKNAVSMREVEDAVLSPLQSIVRVPGLGTSASMFDMLAYDPSGEFLFIPHETFVGAGVTRYSVYDNSCEVLFSGDGTGNWANDYGAFDPCRFTPNGTLFLAEEWSGLGRVVEVMNPFAPADQIQTRVLTNFPRVSHEGINFSKKFDDTIYFVDEDRAGSIYKFVMATPGDYTVGQTFVLVVDAFLGDPSVNAPTGWTPDRIGSATWVPLTDATGTPLPGIPDPTVDPGRAGRGAADAAGGTPYRRPEDMAVGKLANGNEVIYFTATEEQTVYSVEMLENRPGNSQGKGHQKGHKGHNDGPSGAAIVRVFASETSTPKNVGFDPTTGVINSPDNLSIDALGNIYIIEDAPNGAPGGGDIWFVRDTDNDGVGESVDHFMTIQVDGAEATGMIWNPVIKSEFAVCVQHPDSTNLDNVPNGFGDAVWIFNVTPIPNQEFVEQLDAAEAPFGE; from the coding sequence ATGAAAACTTCCATCCGCACCCAGCTCGCCCTTACGGCAGCTCTCGTCGGCACCGCGGCTGCGGGCACCGACACCTGGTTCACCCCGCTCACCGAGTCGGCCCTCGTCGTTCCCCCGAACGGTCTTGAGGAACTCGCCTCGCCGTGGGTCACCCCGACCGGCATCAGCCAGAAGAATGCCGTCAGCATGCGCGAGGTCGAGGACGCAGTCCTCAGCCCGCTTCAGTCGATTGTCCGGGTTCCCGGCCTCGGCACCAGCGCGTCGATGTTCGACATGCTTGCCTACGATCCGAGTGGCGAATTCCTCTTCATCCCTCACGAGACCTTCGTCGGCGCCGGTGTCACCCGCTACAGCGTCTACGACAACTCCTGCGAAGTTCTCTTCAGTGGCGACGGCACCGGCAACTGGGCCAACGACTACGGCGCCTTCGATCCCTGCCGCTTCACTCCGAACGGCACCCTTTTCCTCGCTGAGGAGTGGTCCGGCCTCGGCCGCGTCGTCGAGGTGATGAACCCCTTCGCCCCCGCCGACCAGATCCAGACCCGCGTGCTCACCAACTTCCCCCGCGTGTCCCACGAAGGCATCAACTTCTCGAAGAAGTTCGACGACACCATCTACTTCGTCGATGAGGACCGCGCCGGCTCGATCTACAAGTTCGTGATGGCCACCCCCGGCGACTACACCGTCGGCCAGACCTTCGTGCTCGTCGTGGATGCCTTTCTTGGCGATCCCTCGGTCAACGCCCCGACCGGTTGGACTCCCGACCGGATCGGTTCCGCCACGTGGGTTCCCCTGACCGACGCTACCGGCACCCCGCTTCCGGGCATTCCCGACCCGACCGTCGATCCCGGCCGCGCCGGCCGTGGCGCCGCTGACGCCGCAGGCGGCACCCCTTACCGCCGTCCGGAGGACATGGCCGTCGGCAAGCTCGCCAATGGCAACGAGGTGATCTACTTCACCGCGACTGAAGAGCAGACGGTCTACTCGGTCGAGATGCTCGAGAACCGCCCGGGCAACAGCCAAGGCAAGGGTCACCAGAAGGGCCACAAGGGCCATAATGACGGCCCTTCCGGAGCAGCGATTGTGCGTGTGTTCGCCAGCGAGACCAGCACCCCGAAAAACGTCGGCTTCGATCCGACCACCGGTGTCATCAATTCGCCGGACAACCTGTCGATCGATGCCCTCGGCAACATCTACATCATCGAAGATGCTCCGAATGGCGCTCCTGGAGGTGGCGACATCTGGTTCGTCCGCGACACCGACAACGACGGTGTCGGCGAGTCGGTTGACCACTTCATGACCATCCAGGTCGACGGCGCGGAAGCCACCGGCATGATTTGGAACCCCGTCATCAAGAGCGAGTTCGCGGTCTGCGTCCAGCACCCGGACAGCACCAACCTCGACAACGTTCCGAACGGATTCGGTGACGCGGTCTGGATCTTCAACGTGACCCCGATCCCGAATCAGGAATTCGTCGAGCAGCTCGACGCCGCCGAGGCTCCATTCGGCGAATGA
- a CDS encoding cryptochrome/photolyase family protein — translation MRHLIVILGDQLDHESPALTDADPKQDRIWMAEASEESTHVPSHKQRIALFLSAMRHHREWLEKQGYHVDYTQLDAPDHSGTLSGELTKTIEKHCPAKVIMVEPGEWRVRKSLEGCCARLGTDLEIRTDTHFLSTVDDFRKHAEGRKSLRMEYFYREMRKRHGVLMDGNQPEGGDWNYDKENRKSFGKAGPGEIPTPTESRPDTITEEVVELVKKTFPDHPGSLESFNWPVTRRSALAQLRSFIEERLPNFGDHQDAMWTDEPFLNHSLISSSLNLKLLHPREVIEAAESAYRDGKTPLAATEGFIRQILGWREYVRGIYWLHMPDYIERNALDAGESLPDFYWDGNTEMNCLRQAIGQTLEHGYAHHIQRLMVTGLYAMLLGVDPRKVHEWYLCIYVDAVEWVELPNTLGMSQFADGAAMASKPYCATGKYIQRMSNYCSGCRFDPAKRTGDDACPFTTLYWDFLIRNESRLQGNQRMTMQLRNLERIDSETKEEISDAADRIRKNGGCPTS, via the coding sequence ATGCGCCACCTTATCGTCATCCTCGGGGACCAGCTCGACCACGAAAGCCCCGCCCTGACCGATGCCGACCCGAAACAGGACCGGATCTGGATGGCGGAAGCGTCGGAGGAATCCACTCATGTCCCGTCGCACAAACAGCGTATCGCGCTGTTCCTCTCCGCCATGCGACATCACCGCGAGTGGCTGGAGAAACAAGGCTACCATGTCGACTACACCCAACTCGACGCACCGGACCACTCGGGCACCTTGTCCGGCGAGCTGACCAAGACGATCGAAAAGCATTGCCCCGCAAAGGTGATCATGGTCGAGCCCGGCGAGTGGCGGGTGAGGAAGTCTCTCGAGGGATGCTGTGCGAGATTGGGCACCGATCTCGAGATCCGCACTGACACCCACTTCCTTTCGACGGTCGATGACTTCCGCAAACACGCCGAAGGACGGAAATCGCTGCGGATGGAGTATTTCTACCGCGAGATGCGCAAACGCCACGGTGTCCTGATGGACGGCAACCAGCCGGAAGGTGGCGATTGGAACTACGACAAGGAGAACCGGAAGAGCTTCGGCAAGGCCGGCCCCGGGGAGATTCCCACCCCCACCGAGTCGCGCCCCGACACCATCACCGAGGAGGTTGTCGAACTCGTCAAGAAAACCTTCCCCGATCATCCCGGCTCCCTCGAATCCTTCAACTGGCCGGTCACTCGACGCTCCGCCTTGGCCCAGCTTCGCTCGTTCATCGAAGAGAGGCTGCCCAACTTCGGCGATCATCAGGACGCGATGTGGACGGACGAACCCTTCCTCAACCACTCGCTGATCTCCTCATCCCTCAATCTGAAACTCCTCCACCCCAGGGAAGTGATCGAGGCGGCGGAAAGCGCCTACCGCGACGGCAAGACTCCGCTCGCGGCGACCGAAGGATTCATCCGTCAGATCCTCGGCTGGCGGGAATATGTCCGCGGAATCTACTGGCTCCACATGCCGGACTACATCGAACGCAATGCGCTCGATGCAGGGGAATCGCTGCCCGACTTCTATTGGGATGGCAACACCGAGATGAACTGCCTGCGTCAGGCGATCGGCCAGACCCTGGAGCACGGATACGCCCATCACATCCAGCGCCTGATGGTCACCGGACTCTACGCAATGCTGCTCGGGGTCGATCCCCGGAAGGTCCACGAGTGGTATCTCTGCATCTACGTCGATGCCGTCGAGTGGGTCGAGCTTCCGAACACCCTCGGAATGTCGCAGTTCGCCGACGGCGCCGCGATGGCCTCCAAGCCCTACTGCGCCACTGGCAAATACATCCAGCGGATGAGCAACTACTGCTCTGGATGCCGCTTTGATCCGGCGAAGCGGACGGGCGACGACGCCTGCCCGTTCACCACCCTCTACTGGGACTTCCTCATCCGCAACGAGTCACGCCTCCAAGGCAATCAGCGGATGACGATGCAGCTCAGGAATCTGGAACGGATCGACTCCGAGACGAAGGAAGAGATTAGTGATGCCGCCGATCGAATCCGGAAGAACGGAGGATGCCCGACGAGCTGA